A single region of the Rhodoligotrophos defluvii genome encodes:
- a CDS encoding ABC transporter substrate-binding protein, protein MRMKSLVLGLAALLMASSAHAQDPGVTDTEIKIGDVNILTGPASFIGRAVSVGSKLAATEINEAGGVNGRKIVIATEDDGYVPARSFQALKKLIEVDGIFALNGTSGTANVLAMMPLIEENNLPTVVTTAPSELIYDPVRPPVFTIGARYQDAFFGQLKYIHENLEPENAVYGLIRQDDDFGVTVEQGYDRAIKELGVKDGIRLKYKRGTTNFSAEVVQMRAAGVNVLANGAIIAGAANVLSEARKLGMDLQVAAVWSEDMPPSVKLAAPAGYPYLVADYVALNDEATDAFHKLAEKYLSPDEVGAINRYSYITYVGLKVLAKAMEGCGKELTRACTIEQLRKIKDFDTGGLTAPISFDNEKQLSGTALKIYQLDPATQTFKTLVDFTDYSPNE, encoded by the coding sequence ATGCGTATGAAATCACTGGTTCTGGGCCTTGCTGCCCTTCTGATGGCCTCAAGCGCACACGCGCAAGATCCTGGCGTCACCGATACCGAGATCAAGATCGGCGACGTCAATATCCTGACTGGCCCTGCCTCGTTCATCGGCCGGGCCGTTTCGGTGGGCTCGAAGCTCGCCGCCACCGAGATCAACGAGGCCGGCGGCGTCAACGGCCGCAAGATCGTGATCGCCACGGAGGATGATGGTTATGTCCCGGCCCGGTCCTTCCAGGCGCTGAAGAAGCTGATCGAGGTGGACGGCATCTTCGCGCTCAACGGCACGTCAGGCACCGCCAATGTCCTGGCCATGATGCCGCTGATCGAAGAAAACAACCTGCCGACCGTGGTGACCACCGCGCCGAGCGAGCTGATCTACGATCCGGTGCGGCCTCCGGTCTTCACCATCGGCGCCCGCTATCAGGACGCCTTTTTCGGCCAGCTCAAATATATCCACGAGAACCTGGAGCCGGAGAACGCCGTCTATGGCCTGATCCGCCAGGATGACGACTTCGGGGTGACGGTCGAACAGGGCTATGACCGCGCGATCAAGGAGCTCGGCGTCAAGGACGGCATCCGTCTCAAATACAAGCGCGGCACCACCAATTTCTCCGCCGAGGTGGTGCAGATGCGGGCAGCCGGCGTCAACGTGCTCGCCAATGGCGCGATCATCGCGGGCGCGGCCAATGTGCTCAGCGAAGCGCGCAAGCTCGGCATGGACCTGCAGGTGGCTGCGGTGTGGAGCGAAGACATGCCGCCTTCCGTCAAGCTCGCCGCCCCCGCTGGCTATCCCTATCTGGTGGCCGACTATGTCGCCCTCAATGACGAGGCGACCGATGCCTTCCACAAGCTTGCCGAGAAGTATCTCAGCCCAGACGAGGTCGGCGCCATCAACCGTTATTCCTACATCACCTATGTGGGCCTGAAGGTGCTGGCCAAGGCGATGGAAGGCTGCGGCAAGGAGCTGACCCGCGCCTGCACCATCGAGCAGCTGCGCAAGATCAAGGATTTCGATACCGGCGGCCTTACCGCGCCGATCAGCTTCGACAACGAGAAGCAGCTCTCCGGCACGGCGCTCAAGATCTACCAGCTCGACCCGGCGACCCAGACGTTCAAGACCCTGGTCGACTTCACGGACTATTCGCCGAACGAGTGA
- a CDS encoding MBL fold metallo-hydrolase, with amino-acid sequence MVDIPFEHEMEFTPGAAQQVSPLIRRLVAPNPSAFTYKGTNTYIVGRGTVAVIDPGPDDDEHFAALMRALDGETVSHIVVSHTHRDHSPLAARLKAATGAPTVAFGPHGAGRVGEAVASGSVQLDASGDTDFLPDQRIRHGEVIDGKGWHLQAVFTPGHTSNHMAFALPEEKALFSADHVMAWSTSVIAPPDGNMADYMASLRLLLDRDDEIYWPGHGPEKKDPRPFVRAFIAHRQMREQAILARIEAGDRKVMDVVKKVYSSVDPKLHPAAAMSALAHVEHLIHLGKVARNGPLGLDAEFYPA; translated from the coding sequence ATGGTCGATATTCCCTTCGAGCATGAGATGGAGTTCACCCCGGGCGCGGCGCAGCAGGTATCCCCCCTCATTCGCCGGCTGGTGGCGCCCAATCCGAGCGCTTTCACCTATAAGGGCACCAACACCTATATCGTCGGCCGCGGCACGGTTGCCGTCATCGATCCCGGCCCGGATGATGACGAGCATTTCGCGGCCCTCATGCGAGCGCTCGACGGGGAGACCGTGAGCCACATCGTGGTCAGCCATACACATCGCGACCACTCGCCGCTGGCCGCGCGGCTCAAGGCGGCGACCGGGGCGCCGACCGTGGCCTTCGGCCCCCATGGCGCGGGCCGCGTCGGCGAGGCGGTCGCCTCAGGCAGCGTGCAGCTCGATGCCTCGGGCGATACGGACTTCCTGCCGGACCAGCGCATCCGCCATGGCGAGGTGATCGACGGCAAAGGCTGGCACCTGCAGGCGGTGTTCACGCCGGGCCACACGTCCAACCACATGGCCTTCGCCTTGCCCGAGGAGAAGGCACTGTTCTCTGCAGACCACGTGATGGCGTGGTCGACCAGCGTGATCGCCCCGCCGGACGGCAATATGGCCGATTATATGGCGTCCTTACGCCTGCTGCTGGATCGGGACGACGAGATCTATTGGCCGGGGCATGGGCCGGAGAAGAAAGACCCGCGCCCCTTCGTGCGCGCCTTCATCGCCCATCGGCAGATGCGCGAGCAGGCAATCCTTGCGCGCATCGAGGCGGGCGACCGCAAAGTGATGGACGTGGTGAAGAAGGTCTACAGTTCAGTCGATCCCAAGCTGCACCCAGCCGCTGCCATGTCGGCGCTCGCCCATGTGGAGCATTTGATCCACCTGGGCAAGGTCGCGCGCAACGGCCCGCTGGGGCTCGATGCGGAATTCTACCCCGCGTGA
- a CDS encoding NAD(P)H-dependent flavin oxidoreductase — protein MPLPHALEGRLKAPIIAAPMFLTSGPDLVVATCQSGLIGTFPALNQRTSEGYEAWLEEIGSRLADAPHAAPYGVNLVVHRTNPRLQADLELTVKHKVPLVITSLGAANEVVEAIHSYGGIIFHDVISLRHAEKAAAAGVDGLIAVCAGAGGHAGTLSPFAFIPELRAMFEGTIILGGCISTGRQVAAARLLGADLAYIGTRFIATQESTAPLGHKQMIVEGRANDIVYTPAVSGVHGNFLRNSLLAHGIDEAAMASPAKLDFGTEGEAKAWKTLWSAGQGIGSIHDVPPAAELCARLIAEYHEALRVPEAA, from the coding sequence ATGCCGCTGCCGCACGCCCTGGAAGGCCGCCTCAAGGCACCGATCATCGCCGCGCCCATGTTCCTGACCTCCGGCCCCGACCTGGTGGTCGCGACCTGCCAGTCGGGCCTGATCGGCACGTTTCCGGCGCTCAACCAGCGCACCAGCGAGGGCTATGAGGCCTGGCTCGAGGAGATCGGCTCGCGCCTGGCCGATGCGCCGCATGCCGCCCCGTACGGGGTCAACCTGGTGGTCCATCGCACCAATCCCCGGCTCCAGGCAGATCTCGAGCTCACGGTGAAGCACAAGGTGCCGCTGGTGATTACTTCGCTCGGCGCAGCCAACGAGGTGGTGGAGGCGATCCATTCCTATGGCGGCATCATCTTCCATGACGTGATTAGCCTCAGGCATGCGGAAAAGGCGGCCGCCGCAGGTGTTGACGGCCTGATCGCCGTCTGCGCGGGTGCCGGCGGGCATGCGGGCACGCTGAGCCCGTTCGCCTTCATCCCGGAGCTGCGCGCCATGTTCGAGGGCACCATCATCCTGGGCGGCTGCATATCCACCGGCCGGCAGGTAGCTGCCGCCCGCCTGCTCGGGGCCGACCTCGCCTATATCGGCACGCGCTTCATCGCCACCCAGGAAAGCACCGCGCCGCTCGGCCACAAGCAGATGATTGTGGAGGGCCGCGCCAACGACATCGTCTATACGCCGGCGGTCAGCGGCGTTCACGGCAATTTCCTGAGGAACAGCCTGCTGGCCCACGGCATCGACGAGGCGGCCATGGCGAGCCCCGCCAAGCTCGATTTCGGCACCGAAGGCGAGGCAAAGGCGTGGAAGACCCTGTGGTCAGCGGGCCAGGGTATCGGGTCGATCCATGACGTTCCGCCGGCGGCAGAGCTGTGCGCCCGGCTCATTGCCGAATATCACGAGGCTCTGCGGGTGCCGGAAGCGGCCTAG
- a CDS encoding branched-chain amino acid ABC transporter permease produces MDFFLLLLATGLVSGAAYGMIAMGFALIYKATGVVNFAQGELVMLTAYIAFSIAASLNLSFFPLVAVTVPIAMVLGLVLERIFIRPMLGEPIFAIVMVTIGLAVIIRGVTIMIWGPDPFDFPAGLSTNVVFIGDIPFYPAQLYALGALAVLVAAAWFFLHRSRMGIAMRAVAANEKAAMLMGIGVARVHALAWSLSSAIAAVAGILFAANFKLGPDLWFQGLKSFPAVILGGLDSVIGAAIGGLVIGVIENMAQGYLGQGLREIAGFVVIVLVLMIRPYGLFGEREIERV; encoded by the coding sequence ATGGACTTCTTCCTGCTGCTGCTCGCCACGGGGCTCGTTTCAGGTGCCGCCTACGGCATGATCGCCATGGGCTTTGCCCTCATCTACAAGGCCACGGGCGTCGTCAATTTCGCCCAAGGCGAGCTGGTGATGCTCACCGCCTATATCGCCTTCTCGATCGCGGCCAGTCTCAATCTCTCGTTCTTCCCGCTGGTGGCGGTCACGGTACCGATCGCGATGGTGCTGGGCCTGGTGCTCGAGCGCATCTTCATCCGGCCGATGCTGGGCGAGCCGATCTTCGCCATCGTCATGGTGACCATCGGGCTTGCCGTGATCATCCGCGGCGTCACCATCATGATCTGGGGGCCGGACCCGTTCGACTTCCCAGCCGGACTTTCGACGAATGTGGTGTTCATCGGCGACATTCCGTTCTACCCCGCCCAGCTCTATGCGCTCGGCGCCCTGGCGGTGCTGGTGGCGGCCGCCTGGTTCTTCCTCCACCGCAGCCGCATGGGCATCGCCATGCGCGCGGTCGCCGCCAACGAGAAGGCGGCGATGCTCATGGGCATCGGGGTGGCCCGCGTCCATGCCCTGGCCTGGTCGCTCTCCTCCGCCATTGCCGCAGTGGCCGGCATTCTGTTTGCCGCCAATTTCAAGCTCGGCCCCGACCTCTGGTTCCAGGGATTGAAATCGTTTCCGGCGGTGATCCTGGGCGGGCTCGACAGCGTGATCGGCGCGGCCATCGGCGGCCTCGTCATCGGCGTCATCGAGAACATGGCGCAAGGCTATCTCGGCCAGGGCCTACGCGAGATCGCCGGCTTCGTAGTCATCGTGCTGGTGCTGATGATCAGGCCCTACGGCCTGTTCGGCGAGCGGGAAATCGAGAGGGTCTGA
- a CDS encoding biotin/lipoyl-containing protein codes for MKHLFVLDGQEYELWLGRDACGYRLLLDQERIPVALASDGCGRDRLTVGRVSVPALAAVDGDVVHVHVDGVTRSLRWVDPIARYAAHSGASLDDIIVAPMPGTVISVLVEPGHEVARGETLVVIESMKLETAIKAPRDATIDLVHVSPGRTFDRSAPLVTLAPASEG; via the coding sequence ATGAAGCATCTGTTCGTTCTCGATGGTCAGGAATACGAGCTGTGGCTGGGCCGTGACGCTTGCGGCTATCGCCTGTTGCTTGACCAGGAGCGCATCCCCGTCGCGCTTGCTTCGGATGGCTGCGGCCGTGATCGGCTCACGGTGGGGCGCGTATCGGTGCCGGCCCTTGCTGCGGTGGATGGCGACGTCGTGCATGTGCATGTAGACGGGGTCACGCGAAGTCTGCGCTGGGTCGACCCCATTGCCCGCTATGCCGCCCATTCCGGCGCATCGCTCGACGACATCATTGTTGCGCCCATGCCGGGCACGGTCATCTCCGTCCTGGTCGAGCCAGGCCATGAGGTTGCGCGCGGAGAGACGCTGGTGGTCATCGAGAGCATGAAGCTCGAGACCGCCATCAAGGCGCCGCGGGATGCCACCATTGACCTCGTGCATGTGAGCCCGGGCCGCACTTTCGACCGCTCGGCCCCTCTCGTCACCCTTGCCCCTGCCAGCGAAGGCTAA
- a CDS encoding class I adenylate-forming enzyme family protein, giving the protein MPQMPSWSATAAGKTWRAGRLTVYEMFRARARRQPEALAVEHVGGQLTYAALNDRVLRLAHVLSNHGLKRGDRVAILSENRLEYVELELAAARNGLIVACQNWRLAAGELRHCITLVEPKLVLVSARYADTLAQLGLDLPVINIDADYEQLLAGTPSPADIAAAGDPEVDPEDGLVILYTSGTTGLPKGALISHRAEIARMMVLAIDLDITSEDGFVAWAPLFHMGSTDQTLAALMAGAPVIIVDGFDARRIVDAVARYKLGWLLLMPGSIEPVVEFMRREGTMPKGVKVCGAMADLVPLQLITELTRLMRAPYLNSFGATETGLPPGSGAVLPAGEVPKTLSKRLSSLCDVMLVDPDGNPVPDGEPGEVAIRGATVFSGYWNAEETNARDFANGWFRMGDLFRKNPDGTYDFVDRAKYMIKSGGENIYPAEIERVLLSDARVADAVVVRKRDARWGEVPVAFVARHSEDLTEQEIETLCRRALAGYKRPKEVRFIAFADFPRSTTGKILRHELEKLL; this is encoded by the coding sequence ATGCCGCAAATGCCGTCTTGGAGCGCGACCGCGGCCGGCAAGACTTGGCGCGCCGGCCGCCTCACGGTCTACGAGATGTTCCGCGCGCGCGCGCGCCGGCAACCCGAAGCACTGGCGGTGGAGCATGTGGGCGGGCAACTGACCTATGCCGCGCTCAACGATCGCGTGCTGCGACTTGCCCATGTGCTTTCGAACCACGGTCTCAAGCGGGGCGATCGGGTGGCGATCCTGTCCGAGAACCGCCTAGAATATGTGGAGCTCGAACTGGCGGCGGCGCGCAACGGCCTCATCGTCGCCTGCCAGAACTGGCGCCTTGCTGCAGGCGAGCTGCGGCACTGCATTACCCTGGTCGAGCCCAAGCTGGTTCTGGTTTCGGCCCGCTATGCGGACACGCTCGCGCAGCTCGGCCTCGACCTGCCGGTGATCAATATCGATGCGGACTATGAGCAGCTCCTGGCGGGCACGCCGAGCCCTGCGGACATCGCCGCCGCGGGCGACCCGGAGGTTGACCCGGAAGACGGGCTGGTGATCCTCTATACTAGCGGCACCACCGGCCTGCCCAAGGGCGCCCTGATCAGCCATCGCGCCGAGATCGCCCGCATGATGGTGTTGGCCATCGACCTGGATATCACATCCGAGGACGGGTTCGTGGCCTGGGCGCCGCTGTTCCACATGGGCTCGACCGATCAGACCCTCGCGGCGCTCATGGCGGGCGCTCCGGTCATCATCGTCGATGGCTTCGATGCCCGGCGTATCGTGGATGCGGTCGCCCGCTACAAGCTGGGCTGGCTGTTGCTCATGCCCGGCTCGATCGAGCCGGTGGTCGAGTTCATGCGCCGCGAAGGCACCATGCCGAAAGGCGTGAAGGTCTGCGGCGCCATGGCCGATCTCGTGCCCCTGCAGCTCATCACCGAGCTGACCCGGCTGATGCGCGCGCCCTATCTCAATAGTTTCGGTGCGACCGAAACCGGGCTGCCGCCGGGCAGCGGCGCCGTGCTGCCGGCTGGCGAGGTGCCGAAGACGCTCTCCAAGCGGCTCAGTTCGCTCTGCGATGTCATGCTGGTTGATCCCGACGGCAACCCGGTGCCGGACGGCGAGCCCGGCGAGGTGGCCATTCGCGGTGCCACCGTGTTCAGCGGCTACTGGAACGCGGAGGAGACCAATGCCCGCGACTTCGCGAATGGCTGGTTCCGCATGGGCGACCTGTTTCGCAAGAATCCGGACGGCACCTATGATTTCGTCGATCGCGCCAAATACATGATCAAGTCCGGCGGCGAGAACATCTACCCGGCAGAGATCGAGCGGGTGCTCTTGTCGGATGCGCGGGTGGCGGATGCGGTGGTGGTGCGCAAGCGCGATGCGCGCTGGGGCGAGGTGCCGGTGGCCTTTGTGGCCCGGCACAGCGAAGATCTGACGGAACAGGAGATCGAAACCCTCTGCCGCCGTGCGCTTGCCGGCTACAAGCGGCCGAAGGAGGTGCGCTTCATCGCCTTTGCCGACTTCCCCCGCTCCACGACCGGCAAGATCCTGCGGCACGAGCTGGAAAAGCTGCTTTGA
- a CDS encoding acetyl-CoA carboxylase biotin carboxylase subunit, with amino-acid sequence MTKPFSRVLIANRGEIAVRIANTLRKLGIESVVVYHPADRLSPAVALADRAVEITGTTPVAAYLDGEQIIAAARESGAEAIHPGYGFLSENAGFARAVAAAGLTFVGPTPEAIELMGDKVRARAFVEKHGFPVAPSAIEDDDPATFVERARRVGAPLLIKPSAGGGGKGMRIVRDLSVLDEEIERARSEGQRYFGDGRLYVERYVENPRHIEVQVLGDGHGNVVHLFERECSVQRRFQKIVEETPSPALTAQLREVICETAAGIARAAGYRNAGTVEFIYGNGEFFFLEMNTRLQVEHPVTEMVTGVDLVAEQLKVAAGHALPFIQEQIATRGHAIEYRIYAESPARGFTPTTGKVLRLGLPEGEGIRVDSGIREGQPVTSAFDPMLAKLIVHGPNRAEAIARADAALRDFALLGCETNVEFLRRLNSDPAFKAGDVHTGFLDANPALAEPAALPDETLRRLLAAAALSMRPVRDAADAIPELQAAMGAWRN; translated from the coding sequence ATGACAAAGCCATTCTCGCGCGTTCTCATCGCCAATCGCGGCGAGATTGCCGTGCGCATCGCCAACACCTTACGCAAGCTCGGCATCGAGAGCGTGGTCGTCTATCACCCGGCTGACCGCCTTAGTCCGGCCGTCGCGTTGGCGGATCGTGCGGTCGAGATTACCGGCACCACACCGGTCGCCGCCTATCTCGATGGCGAGCAGATCATTGCGGCCGCGCGCGAGAGCGGGGCAGAGGCCATTCACCCCGGCTATGGCTTCCTGTCGGAGAATGCCGGCTTTGCCAGGGCTGTGGCCGCCGCCGGCCTCACCTTCGTGGGGCCGACGCCCGAAGCCATCGAGCTGATGGGCGACAAGGTGCGTGCCCGCGCCTTCGTCGAGAAGCACGGCTTTCCCGTGGCACCCTCGGCGATCGAGGACGATGATCCCGCAACTTTCGTGGAGCGGGCGCGGAGGGTGGGCGCGCCTCTGCTGATCAAGCCCTCCGCCGGTGGCGGCGGCAAGGGCATGCGCATCGTGCGTGACCTCTCGGTTCTCGACGAGGAGATCGAGCGCGCCCGCAGCGAAGGCCAGCGCTATTTCGGTGACGGCCGCCTCTATGTGGAGCGCTATGTGGAGAACCCGCGCCACATTGAGGTGCAGGTGCTGGGGGATGGCCACGGGAATGTCGTGCATCTGTTCGAGCGCGAGTGCTCGGTGCAGCGTCGCTTCCAGAAGATCGTGGAGGAGACCCCCTCCCCGGCGCTCACGGCCCAGCTGCGAGAGGTGATCTGCGAGACGGCGGCGGGCATCGCCCGGGCGGCAGGCTACCGCAATGCCGGCACGGTCGAATTCATCTACGGCAATGGCGAGTTCTTCTTCCTGGAGATGAACACGCGGCTGCAGGTCGAGCACCCCGTCACCGAGATGGTCACCGGCGTCGACCTGGTGGCCGAGCAGCTCAAGGTGGCGGCCGGCCACGCCCTGCCCTTCATCCAGGAGCAGATCGCGACCCGCGGCCACGCCATCGAGTACCGCATCTATGCGGAGAGCCCGGCGCGCGGCTTCACGCCAACCACGGGCAAGGTGTTGCGGCTGGGCTTGCCTGAGGGGGAAGGCATCCGCGTCGACAGCGGCATTCGCGAGGGCCAGCCGGTCACCTCGGCGTTCGACCCGATGCTCGCGAAGCTGATCGTCCATGGCCCCAACCGCGCCGAGGCGATCGCCCGGGCAGATGCCGCCCTGCGCGACTTCGCCCTGCTCGGCTGCGAGACGAATGTGGAGTTCCTGCGCCGGCTCAATAGCGATCCGGCGTTCAAGGCAGGCGATGTGCATACCGGTTTCCTCGATGCCAATCCGGCGCTCGCCGAGCCGGCCGCCCTGCCTGATGAAACCCTGCGTCGCCTGCTTGCTGCCGCGGCGCTCAGCATGCGGCCAGTACGGGACGCCGCGGATGCCATTCCCGAATTGCAAGCGGCCATGGGCGCCTGGAGAAATTGA
- a CDS encoding acyl-CoA carboxylase subunit beta translates to MRIESRIDTSSEEFRANMAHNRGLAAELRTRQNKARFERPARDIDRLTRQNKLFVRDRLNLLLDPDTPFLELSTLAANMEYDGEVPGAGNVIGIGIIAGREVMIHADDASVKGGAWYPLTIKKMVRALDIAIENRLPVVHLCDSAGGFLPLQADLFADKYYAGRLFRNQAILSKRRIPQVAIVLGHCTAGGAYIPALSEYNVIVRGTGAIFLGGPPLVKAATGEEVTVDELGGADVHTRISGTADYPADTEQQAIAIARDIVAQFRRPDKLRIERLPPAPPYYDPEELYGIVPRDIKVQFDMREVIARIVDGSRFHEYQPAYGTTLVCGYAHIWGYQVGILANNGVLFNDSSLKAAHFMQLCNQHCVPMIFLQNITGYMVGRDYEHRGITKDGAKMIMAVAGSEVPKITVMVNGSFGAGNYGMAGRAFDSRFLFAWPQHQISVMGAEQAANVLADIKIRQLQRHGQTLTPEQVAAIREPILEEYRRQSSAYYSTSEIWDDGILDPVDTRNALGLALSAALNAEIDRPHYGVFRM, encoded by the coding sequence ATGCGCATCGAATCGCGTATCGATACATCCTCCGAGGAGTTCCGCGCCAACATGGCCCACAACCGGGGGCTCGCGGCCGAGCTCCGCACCCGCCAGAACAAGGCGCGTTTCGAGCGGCCGGCGCGCGACATCGACCGGCTCACCCGCCAAAACAAGCTGTTCGTGCGCGACCGGCTCAACCTGCTGCTCGATCCGGACACGCCGTTCCTGGAGCTCTCGACCCTTGCCGCCAATATGGAGTATGACGGCGAGGTACCGGGCGCGGGCAATGTCATTGGCATCGGCATCATCGCCGGCCGCGAGGTGATGATTCACGCGGATGATGCCAGCGTTAAAGGGGGCGCGTGGTACCCCCTGACCATCAAGAAGATGGTGCGGGCGCTGGACATCGCCATCGAGAATCGACTGCCGGTCGTGCATCTCTGCGACAGCGCCGGCGGCTTCCTGCCGCTGCAGGCCGACCTGTTCGCCGACAAGTATTATGCCGGCCGCCTGTTCCGCAACCAGGCCATCCTCTCGAAGCGGCGCATCCCGCAAGTGGCGATCGTGCTCGGCCATTGCACGGCCGGCGGCGCCTATATCCCCGCTTTGAGCGAGTACAACGTCATCGTTCGGGGCACAGGAGCCATTTTCCTAGGAGGCCCGCCCCTGGTGAAGGCGGCGACCGGCGAAGAGGTCACGGTGGACGAGCTGGGCGGGGCCGATGTCCATACCCGCATCTCGGGCACCGCCGATTACCCCGCCGATACGGAGCAGCAGGCGATTGCGATCGCGCGCGATATCGTCGCCCAGTTCCGGCGGCCGGACAAGCTCCGCATCGAGCGGCTCCCGCCCGCGCCGCCCTATTACGACCCGGAGGAGCTCTATGGCATCGTTCCGCGCGACATCAAGGTGCAGTTCGACATGCGCGAGGTCATCGCGCGCATCGTCGATGGCAGCCGCTTCCACGAATATCAGCCGGCCTATGGCACCACGCTGGTGTGCGGCTATGCGCACATCTGGGGCTACCAGGTGGGCATCCTCGCCAATAACGGTGTGCTGTTCAATGATAGCTCGCTCAAGGCCGCCCATTTCATGCAGCTGTGCAACCAGCACTGCGTGCCAATGATCTTCCTGCAGAACATCACCGGCTACATGGTTGGCCGCGATTACGAGCACCGCGGCATCACCAAGGATGGTGCCAAGATGATAATGGCGGTGGCCGGCTCCGAGGTGCCGAAGATCACCGTGATGGTGAACGGCTCGTTTGGCGCCGGCAATTACGGCATGGCCGGCCGCGCCTTCGATTCGCGGTTCCTGTTCGCCTGGCCGCAGCACCAGATCTCGGTCATGGGGGCCGAGCAGGCGGCCAACGTGCTGGCCGACATCAAGATTCGCCAGCTGCAGCGGCACGGCCAGACGCTCACGCCCGAGCAGGTGGCTGCCATTCGCGAGCCGATCCTGGAGGAGTATCGGCGTCAATCCAGCGCTTACTACTCCACCTCCGAAATCTGGGATGACGGCATTCTCGATCCGGTGGACACGCGTAACGCCCTTGGCCTTGCCCTCAGCGCGGCCCTTAACGCCGAGATCGATCGGCCCCATTATGGCGTTTTCCGGATGTGA
- a CDS encoding branched-chain amino acid ABC transporter permease, producing the protein MRTGHFKESYAELVTLSDSAVTWAWVAVLLAVLIALPLFVGNYGLSLAAGAMIAVIGAVGLNLLVGTTGLISIGQSGFLAIGAYTNALLLADHGWPIWASIPAAGVLSALISLLVGIPSLRLKGLYLAITTLAFAFIVNHVILYAEEITHGPNGVFLPKITALGFDLSRDRPFYYFALAITIAVVLVALNLSRTRIGRAWMAIRDHDIAARVMGIDLVRYKLLAFMISSFLVGIAGALMSLHIRFVNIDVFGLILSIEALAMIILGGLGSIAGAILGALFLSFLPEAIRIAFATFGDPSSTTYTAYVYEIRGIAYGVVIVAFLRFKPDGLIGFWRDIRRYWSNWPLAY; encoded by the coding sequence ATGCGCACCGGTCACTTCAAGGAGAGCTATGCCGAGCTGGTGACACTCAGCGACAGCGCCGTCACCTGGGCCTGGGTGGCGGTGCTGCTCGCCGTACTCATCGCACTGCCTCTCTTCGTCGGCAATTACGGCCTCTCGCTCGCCGCGGGCGCCATGATCGCGGTGATCGGCGCTGTCGGCCTCAATCTGCTGGTCGGCACCACCGGCCTCATCTCCATCGGCCAATCGGGCTTCCTGGCCATCGGCGCCTATACCAACGCTCTGCTGCTTGCCGACCACGGCTGGCCGATTTGGGCCAGCATTCCGGCGGCGGGTGTGCTTTCAGCCCTGATCAGCCTGCTGGTGGGCATCCCCTCGCTGCGGCTCAAGGGCCTCTATCTCGCGATCACCACCCTCGCCTTCGCCTTCATCGTCAATCACGTGATCCTCTATGCGGAGGAGATCACCCACGGCCCCAACGGCGTGTTCCTGCCGAAGATCACGGCCCTGGGGTTCGACCTCTCGAGGGACAGGCCCTTCTACTACTTCGCCCTGGCAATCACCATCGCCGTGGTGCTGGTGGCCCTCAACCTGTCGCGCACCCGCATCGGCCGCGCATGGATGGCCATTCGCGACCATGACATTGCCGCGCGAGTGATGGGCATCGACCTCGTCCGCTACAAGCTACTTGCCTTCATGATCTCGTCGTTTCTGGTGGGCATTGCCGGCGCGCTGATGTCTCTGCACATCCGCTTCGTCAATATCGACGTGTTCGGCCTCATCCTGTCGATCGAGGCCCTGGCCATGATCATCCTGGGCGGGCTCGGCTCGATCGCCGGCGCCATTCTCGGCGCGCTCTTCCTGTCGTTTCTGCCGGAAGCGATCCGCATCGCCTTCGCCACCTTCGGGGACCCGTCGTCCACCACCTACACCGCTTACGTCTACGAGATCCGCGGCATCGCCTATGGCGTGGTGATCGTCGCTTTCTTGCGCTTCAAGCCCGATGGCCTCATCGGCTTCTGGAGAGACATCCGCCGCTACTGGAGCAATTGGCCCCTCGCCTACTGA